The nucleotide sequence CATTACGGGCCCATTTCCCGGAGTGAAATAGCGAAGCGGAACAAACTGAGTCCTACTACTGTGACCTCGGCTGTCAGTGAGCTGATTCGTGACTCGTTCGTATGCGAGGTGGGAACAGGGGAGTCAAATGGCGGACGAAAACCGATATTGGTCCAGTTCTCTCCAGACAGTCGCTTTCTGATCGGCATTTCGATCTCTGGCTCGAAGATTACGATTGCCGAGATGAATTTGGAAGCCGCAGTCAAACGAAAGGAAGTCCACTCGATCAAGCCGTACCAAGGGGAGAGCATACTCGCTTATTTGCTGGAGGTGATTGAGCAATTTTTGGGTGGAGCCGCGGCGAGTCTGGAGACATGCATGGGAATCTCGATTGTCACTCAAGGCATCGTGGACTCGGTCCATGGGGTGATTCGCTACAATCCAAAGCTCCGCTTGCAGAACGCCCCTGTTAAAGAATTGATCGAGCAACGTTTCCAGTTGAAAACATGGTTGGATAACGACACGAACGCGTACTTGCTCGCCGAGAAGACCATCGGGGATTTCAGTCATTATCAAAACATGCTGTACGTCACGATTGGGGATGGATTGGGAGCCAGTATTTTGATGAACGGTTCCATCTACAGGGGCTTTAAAGGCGGGGCCGGTGAGTTCGGTCATACCACGATTGATCGGGCAGGTGTGCGGTGCGACTGCGGAAATGTTGGTTGTCTGGAAAATTACGTGAGCTGGCCAACGATTTACTCCAAGCTGGTCTCCTCGCTTGCGAAAGGAAAGACGAGCCGCATTTCGGATTTGGTGGAGCAGGATGTTGGCCGAATTACTCCTGCGGTGTTTCGTCAGGCTTTGGCAGAGCAGGACCCGCTTGCGGTCAGTATTTTGGAGGAAACCGCTTCTTATTTGGCTTCGGGGTTGGTCAATCTGATTCATTTGTTCAATCCGGAGGTCATTATTCTGGGCGGTGAGATTGCCTTCGAAAATGAGCTGTTGATCGCCAAAGTAAAAGACTACGTGCGGGAATACGCGCATGGAATCCTGACGGAGGAACTCGAGATTCGGCCGAATTCGTTGGGTGAAAATGTAGAGGTAGCAGGAGCTGCTGCTGTTTTATTGCAGGATATGTTTCAGTTTTCGCTATAAGAGAGTTGTGTCTAGCAGTCCAGAAAGCTCGAGGAGAGGGGGAGCGGGATCATGGTAAAAGTTGTAGTCGCAGGGGAAGCGGGAACAAGCGTCAAAGAGTCGCAGGCTTGGCTTCGGATCAAAGAGGCAGAGATTGTAGGTGTGGCGGACAGCTTGTCTTCTTTACGTGAAATCTTGCAGGGAACAGAAGTGGATATCGTGGATATTGGCTCGATTACGGACAGCGCTGACCCATGGGTGACGCTTGCGGCTCAGGCGGGAAAGCATATTTTATGCGCAGAAGGTTCCGCTCTAAGCCGTGAAGGAATCGGTTTATGCGATCAGCATAATAGCGTGCTGCAATTCGCAAATACGCTGCGTTTTGCTCCAGAATACGAGCAGGCGCACGAGCAAATAAAGAATGGGGCCATAGGTAAAGCAGGCGTCATTCGCTTGCGAAGAGGTGCTCCTGCATCGGCTAAAAATGTAGGAAAATGCATTTTTCATTCGCATGGAATACGTGAATTCGATTGGCTGCACTGGACGTTCGGAGAGGTTGAGCGAGTGATGGCGCGCGAGGTCAAGCGCACGAATGAGTCAGGACAGATCGTCCATTATGCGCTGGTCATGCTCCGAATGGCAGGTGGGGCAATTGCTCATGTGGAGCTATCAGGAGCGGAGGCGACGGAGCATGCTTCCTTTGAGCTTACAGGTGACAAAGGCATGATTACACATGATAGCCGGGAAAGCATCCCCGTTCGCTGGAGCCGAGGAGAGCAATTTCTTCCGACAACATTCCAAGGGATGGACCTGATGCAGCGACAGCGGGAGCATTTCATTCGCTGTGTACAGAAACAGGAAGTGCCACGTCTGATTTCTCGTGATCTGCTCGCTGCTCTCGATATTACTCTAGCGGCGAGAGAATCGGTCAAGACGGGACAACCTGTGAAGCTCATGCACGGAGGTGATGAGGAATGAAGGTAGGAATCATCAGCTTCGCCCATATGCATGCGCATAGCTACGCTACTTATTTGCAAAAGCACCCGGATGCGCAGTTGATAGCAGTCTGGGATGATAACTCCCGCCGTGGAGAGGAAGCAGCGACTACCTACCAGCTCGATTTTTACGAAGATCTGCAAGCCTTTTTACAATCCGGTATCGACGCCGTCATTGTTTGCTCGGAAAATGCCAAGCACAAGGAGCACGTGATTGCCGCAGCCCGAGCGAAAAAGCACATTCTGTGCGAGAAACCAATTGCCACCGAGATTGCGGATGCACGCGAAATGATTCAGGTCTGCAAAGAGGAAGGTGTCTTGCTCCAGATTGCCTACCCTGTACGATTTGCACCCGTGATG is from Brevibacillus brevis and encodes:
- a CDS encoding Gfo/Idh/MocA family protein: MVKVVVAGEAGTSVKESQAWLRIKEAEIVGVADSLSSLREILQGTEVDIVDIGSITDSADPWVTLAAQAGKHILCAEGSALSREGIGLCDQHNSVLQFANTLRFAPEYEQAHEQIKNGAIGKAGVIRLRRGAPASAKNVGKCIFHSHGIREFDWLHWTFGEVERVMAREVKRTNESGQIVHYALVMLRMAGGAIAHVELSGAEATEHASFELTGDKGMITHDSRESIPVRWSRGEQFLPTTFQGMDLMQRQREHFIRCVQKQEVPRLISRDLLAALDITLAARESVKTGQPVKLMHGGDEE
- a CDS encoding ROK family transcriptional regulator translates to MRRTGDLKLIQELNRSIIFDTIRHYGPISRSEIAKRNKLSPTTVTSAVSELIRDSFVCEVGTGESNGGRKPILVQFSPDSRFLIGISISGSKITIAEMNLEAAVKRKEVHSIKPYQGESILAYLLEVIEQFLGGAAASLETCMGISIVTQGIVDSVHGVIRYNPKLRLQNAPVKELIEQRFQLKTWLDNDTNAYLLAEKTIGDFSHYQNMLYVTIGDGLGASILMNGSIYRGFKGGAGEFGHTTIDRAGVRCDCGNVGCLENYVSWPTIYSKLVSSLAKGKTSRISDLVEQDVGRITPAVFRQALAEQDPLAVSILEETASYLASGLVNLIHLFNPEVIILGGEIAFENELLIAKVKDYVREYAHGILTEELEIRPNSLGENVEVAGAAAVLLQDMFQFSL